In the genome of Candidatus Tanganyikabacteria bacterium, the window ACCTCGTTGGCGCGTTCGAGGCGCAGCAAGGCATTGGCCAGCGACAGCGGCCGGCCGGTCAGGCGGGCGCCGGCCGCGTCAGCCTCGAACTCGCGGCCGCGGGACACGGCTAGCTGGATGAGCATGGCGGCCAGCGGCGCCACGATCACCATGGCCAGGGTCACGAGCGGGTTCTGACCCTCGTCGTCGCTGCGGCCGCCGAAGATCATCGCCCAGCGGGCCA includes:
- a CDS encoding M48 family metalloprotease — translated: ARWAMIFGGRSDDEGQNPLVTLAMVIVAPLAAMLIQLAVSRGREFEADAAGARLTGRPLSLANALLRLERANEVRPMLAATPATAHMYIVNPLGPGGLVARMFSTHPPIADRVERLRGLLSPIR